AGTTAGCTAGTTAACATAACTAGAAACAAACTAAAATGTATGCACTTTGATCACACTAACGACAATAGCACGAAaagaacaaattaattttcaatgctGACCAGTTAATGATTCGAAATACTAAAAACcggttttttttgtaaatttcagAGTCAAGAATAATGGCGAGTAGTCCGAACCCGGTCAAAAAAGTGCCGATACACTTGCAAAGTGCTCAGAACAGAGTTTACATTAAAAACGGCGAGATTGTCAATCATGACAAGGCATTCAAAGCCGATGTCTACATTGAAGACGGCatcataaagtaaataaacaataaatccaAAGGTTCAGCAATTATCTTATTTAATAATGTGTTTCGTACAGATTTATAGGTCCTGCCGCAGATATAACCGTCCCCGGCGGAGTGCGTACGATCGATGCCAgtggaaaattaattattcCGGGTGGAATTGATCCTCATACTCATATGCAACTTCCCTTCGGCAATGCGGTGGCTGTAGATGAGTAAGTAGtctttaaatgtatttggTTAATAAgtatcaatatattttctttttcaatagCTTCTATCATGGAACTAAAGCTGCTGTAGCTGGTGGCACAACTATGATAAGTAAGAGCATATAAACTTCACTATAGAAATTGTAATAACAATTTGGTTTATAATAGTTGATTTCGTGTTGCCAAATAAAAACGAGTCCATGCTTGAAGCCTATGACAAGTGGCGCTCTTGGGCCGATCCAAAGGTTTGTTGTGACTATGGCTTCCATGTCGGTATAACTTGGTGGTCCAAATCGGTGTCGAAAGAGTTAGGCATACTTTGCAATGAGCTTGGcgtcaattcctttaaaaCATTCATGGCCTATAAGGGTCTCTATCAGCTCAATGATTCAGATCTCTTGGATGTATTCGAGCGCATTAGAGAACTAAAAGCTGTAGCCATGGTAAGTGAATGATGTATTTAGCAAATATACTAGGATTATAAGTACTTAATCTATCCTTCAGGTACATGCTGAGAACGGAGATATTATCGCCAAGAACGCCGCGCGTTTACTCGCCGAGGGTGTCACGGGTCCAGAAGGACACGAACTATCGCGTCAAGAGGAAGTTGAGGCTGAAGCCGTGCATCGTGCCTGCATTTTGGCTCATCAAGTAAGTGCGTTGCAACTCAAAGATACAAGAGTTCAATTCATATCCCTCTTAGGTCGATTGTCCACTCTATGTGGTCCACGTTATGAGTAAATCGGCTGGCATCGAGCTAGCCCGGGCTCGTCAGCGTTATAACAAGAAATACATATTCGGTGAAACCCTTGCGGCAGCACTTGGCACAGATGGCACTCATTATCGTTGCCAACACTTTGGACATGCGGCTGCTCATGTGCTCAGTCCTCCCTTGAGACCCGACAAAACAACTCCCGAGTTTATGATGAAATTATTGGCCAGGTGAGGATGTCCAAAAGAATCCTAAGCTTTTCACTCGAACTAACTTTGGCTCACGTTAACCTAACTAcagttaacattttattataacaTTTACTTATGATCATGATTCACTATTTACTGCAACGTCGATGTCTGAAATACCAAAATGTTCAGAAAATCCTTTGCCGCACTCACAGAAGAGTTCATCATAGTATGTACGTACTGTATAATTTActttccattcccattcatATTAACACATTCCAATTCACGCCGAGTTTATTATTTGGTTTgactattaaattattaatttatcattTCGAATATTCACAGCGATGATCTGCAAACCACAGGCAGCGATAACTGCACCTTTAACAAGAGCCAGAAGGAGCTTGGTCTTGGCGATTTTACGAAAATACCGAATGGAGTCAACGGAGTTGAAGATCGTATGTCGCTGGTATGGGAAAGAGGTGTGCACAGTGGACTCCTCGATCCCTGCCGATTCGTCGCTATAACTAGTACAAACGCGGctagaatatttaatatatatccGCAAAAAGGAAGAATTGGTATGTTTcttatatattacattaaatcaGTAAACAAActtcatatattatatgtatgtatttgctcgagaatatattatattatatgtatatttgtactGGGTAATACCTTCTTCGCAccttaaattgttaattagaAATATCTGAATATTTTTAGCTGTTGGCTCCGATGCTGATATCGTTATTTGGGATCCTCAGGCCACACGCACCATTTCCAAGGATACCCATCACCATGCATGCGATTTTAATATCTTTGAGGTAACACACACTTTAATACTAAACAAATCAGATTcctaattgttttattattttcaaggGTATGACAGTGCATGGTGTGCCAGAGTATGTGTTGGTACGAGGACGCATTTGCGTTGAGAATGGTTCAGTTCGTGTCGCAGAAGGATTCGGGCGTTTTATTCCCTCCCCCCTAAGACCTGCCTTTGTTTATGATAGTCTTGAGGGCAAGGTGGAAGAGGAGCAGGTGGACCAGAAAAATAGCAATGGGAACAATCGGGTTGCCGATTTGGATGCTCATGTATCTTCTCAGCTACCACCTGCCGTTATGTTCTCCGGAAAAACGACTCCCACCACCCCTGAAGGAAGCCGTGGGCGTGTTGATGGTAAACGGGATTTGCAGGAATCTTCATTCTCGATTAGCCGTGAGTTTGTTGTGAATTATTGGGAATACagtaagtaaaaaaaatgtcaCTTTATTGCAGAGGAACTGGACACCGCAGGAGTTCGTTCCTCCATCAAAGTGCACAATCCTCCAGGGGGTAAATCTTCCGGCTTTTGGTAGttaccaaatacatatatttgtttactcttatgacaaaaataaatctttaaaaaatattgagatTCTATTTCATTTGTATGAAAACAACATTAACCACATCCAAGCAATCGAACAATGTTTAAATCTCAAAATAAAGAAGTAACGACGAAATTCCAAAATGGACGTAGCAGCTTTTCCTCCCAAACAACCCCGCCAAGAAgcacatcaacagcaacttgTAAAGCCAAGTGTGCCAAAATAACAGCTAGAGTAAGATTGCAGCCATCTGCAAATCAGTCCAATGCAAAGAAGGTGGAGCCAAAGTCAACGCAGCACTCAGCCAAACCCGatcaacaaaatacacaaaagttGCTGAACAAATCCCCGCCTTCAACTGGACGTAACGTCCAATTGAATTCCAAGCTAGGTGGCTCAGCATCAAATGGCCGTAAGGGAACTGTTACAGTTAACAAACATTCTCGTCCCTTTGTGTCCACCACTCGCGTCTTTCGACCTTCCTCCTCCAAAATCTTCGATTATGATCTATCCCGGGAAGAGAAACGCCACTTTGTTGACTGCCGCAATCCCATGAAGTCTGTACCAAATGATGAGCTGCAGTTGCTACGGAATGGACATCGTGTCACATACTTAGAGACGCGCTATGACCGCTCCCCAGATAAAAGATACAACTATCCCGAAGCAACCAGCTGGCGCTATGGTTGGTTCCATCGTACCGGTGTATAAGCATTAACTATAATTGGTAACTCAATAGAGCTTTTTAacattgataaataaattacagttTCCAAggattttcaaacattttcttttattttttaattttactagAATTAGTGGAAgaattttctaattatttcaCCATTTTGTAATATGTGCTACCAGCTGAAATTGGAAACTTGTGTAGCGGACGAAGTAATAATgttctatataaaatatgtcatAGGTTAAACACACATCAGATTTAATAATCTGACAAAATCTTTGATTTCCAATACAATTGTTCTTTACGGAGACCaggaataaaatatttatataatgacCACACTCTGATTGCCAATGCCCAAGTACAAATTGCATAATCCTAATCGTTTACATTGCTAGCGACTTTGATAACCACATCCGAGATTCTTAGTATGCATGTTGCATTATATGCTGCGATGCTGTTATGTGTCTGGCATTTAAAGTAATCCATCCATCTAAGTGGGAAGTCAGTCGACTGCAAGTCGCCCAAGTTTGAAGCAACTTATTGCCGGTTCTGAAGCATTTTGATTGACTGGTGAATCAACTGGTCTGGTCATCAACTTTTAAGTTGTTGCCGAAACATTTCCTATTGCAAtggttgtttttcttttttacttttctgtCTTTTTGTTTAAGACAAACTCAGTTGTAAGTAATTCACTGAACGTCTGCATATGGAGCGTGTTTTGCACTATCCactttattaactttatttcatGAGGCATCACTTTGAATTTACTTTAGACTGCAGGCTGTAATCTGCTGTCTGGAGTCTGATTGTCTGCAATCCAGTACATCTTAAGGAATTCATTGTTGCATTCCAAGCACTTTTGCCTGGACAAAGTTTGTCGCCCGTTTTGCGCACTCTGACTCTCTGTCCGAGACTTATAAGTTTCCTTCTAGCCCAACACAACCTCCCTTCCATTCTACTATCTCTAACCAACTCCTCAAGCGCTGTCTCGCTTTCCTTTATCATGTTGGCTTTTGCTTGATTGCGAACAACAATTCCCACTTCGCTCACGGATCCCAATGGTGCtgaagtttattattatttggtttgtttcacatttttcataCTTTTATTTACCTTTAAACACATTCCgagttttatttgtattggaTATCGATGAGGGCAAACATTTACTGTCTTGTATTTGTGCACTTGCTTAAGTCAACTAGTTTTCGCCAGACCAAAATCAAGAGAGCTTCACAGATTTAGTATGTATGGAATTCAGAGAGTATCAAGTGAGAATCGATGCTTCTTTGAAGTCtttttttgaatgcattttttaattttcaattcgaAATGATTGGTGTtaccaataaatatttcactaTGCAAAACTCTCTCACTCGACTACCTCTCATttcacaatacaataaaaacttgCTAGCCAGTGGCTACAAAGTTTTTAAGTTCTTGCACAATTTGtggttatatttatttgccttaTTTCACTACAGAGAAATTATTTGGTTTTCTTAGTTTGTTGGCAATTGCTCTTAACAAATATCACTTCACCCCTCACCTTGTGGTCATAGCATAACTAATTCTGAAAATGCACATCCAAGAATATTTGGCAATCactaacaaaatgaaaagaacgGTAAAgactaaaataaatcaaatttaaaattttctacCCCTTTAGGaaataacatacaaatttCTTGTGTCTATactaagtttatttttttttattattgttgcataACACTTTTATAAATGGTTATCTAAATGAGTTAagcacatatttttattttaaaaaattatcacgcgtttttcaaattgttatttttacgTTCAGTTATGAATATGCTTCATGCATTTCGCACAACTTTATTTAATCTTCAATCATTTGCAGTTGTATAGGATAAATACGTGTTGTGTATactaaatgaattgaaataaatgtaaataaacatttcgcTCTATGATCACAATTgctaattgcaaattattgttGTCTGCCAAGACAATAACAGACTTTTAATGTACGACATCAAATAAAGATATAAACTAGGGCGGTAGAAAACAAGTAGTATGTAAATTTAAGGTAGTTTTAGTAAAGACACACCTGTATGGTAAGTGCTTGTATTTATGAATAGTTATAGATTATCTAGTTCATTTCTGATTTGTGCTCGATTTTACACATTCGTACTTCAGCCTCGCAAAATGTTACACCCGTTTAggattaatttaaatacagatttgaaatttaatgtcAACTGTCTATTCGTGCTTACAGTTTATATGGTCAAAATTAGTAAAACGCCCATATAAACACAACTGACATAGGGTAGACATCATCATCTTATTTCGCCTTAGGTACTTGTTCTGGATTACTGTTTGTCAACGACTCAGGCTTCGATTTGTACTTA
This is a stretch of genomic DNA from Drosophila albomicans strain 15112-1751.03 chromosome 3, ASM965048v2, whole genome shotgun sequence. It encodes these proteins:
- the LOC117570656 gene encoding dihydropyrimidinase-like, with the translated sequence MASSPNPVKKVPIHLQSAQNRVYIKNGEIVNHDKAFKADVYIEDGIIKFIGPAADITVPGGVRTIDASGKLIIPGGIDPHTHMQLPFGNAVAVDDFYHGTKAAVAGGTTMIIDFVLPNKNESMLEAYDKWRSWADPKVCCDYGFHVGITWWSKSVSKELGILCNELGVNSFKTFMAYKGLYQLNDSDLLDVFERIRELKAVAMVHAENGDIIAKNAARLLAEGVTGPEGHELSRQEEVEAEAVHRACILAHQVDCPLYVVHVMSKSAGIELARARQRYNKKYIFGETLAAALGTDGTHYRCQHFGHAAAHVLSPPLRPDKTTPEFMMKLLASDDLQTTGSDNCTFNKSQKELGLGDFTKIPNGVNGVEDRMSLVWERGVHSGLLDPCRFVAITSTNAARIFNIYPQKGRIAVGSDADIVIWDPQATRTISKDTHHHACDFNIFEGMTVHGVPEYVLVRGRICVENGSVRVAEGFGRFIPSPLRPAFVYDSLEGKVEEEQVDQKNSNGNNRVADLDAHVSSQLPPAVMFSGKTTPTTPEGSRGRVDGKRDLQESSFSISQELDTAGVRSSIKVHNPPGGKSSGFW
- the LOC117570657 gene encoding uncharacterized protein LOC117570657, with protein sequence MFKSQNKEVTTKFQNGRSSFSSQTTPPRSTSTATCKAKCAKITARVRLQPSANQSNAKKVEPKSTQHSAKPDQQNTQKLLNKSPPSTGRNVQLNSKLGGSASNGRKGTVTVNKHSRPFVSTTRVFRPSSSKIFDYDLSREEKRHFVDCRNPMKSVPNDELQLLRNGHRVTYLETRYDRSPDKRYNYPEATSWRYGWFHRTGV